From the Theobroma cacao cultivar B97-61/B2 chromosome 2, Criollo_cocoa_genome_V2, whole genome shotgun sequence genome, one window contains:
- the LOC18607685 gene encoding 30S ribosomal protein S31, mitochondrial, with protein MAMMQLCGAVARRVMTLQRPPLTSASMSGVAAGAPILCGRGDKKTRKGKRFKGSYGNARPKKEKMIERIKDKVEVPRSTPWPLPFKLI; from the coding sequence ATGGCGATGATGCAATTGTGCGGCGCTGTAGCAAGGAGAGTGATGACGTTGCAGCGGCCTCCGCTGACATCTGCCTCGATGAGTGGGGTAGCGGCGGGAGCGCCGATCCTGTGCGGCAGAGGCGACAAGAAGACAAGGAAAGGGAAGAGATTCAAAGGGTCATATGGGAACGCTAGACCCAAAAAGGAGAAGATGATAGAGCGCATCAAGGATAAAGTCGAGGTTCCCAGGTCTACCCCTTGGCCTCTCCCCTTCAAGCTcatctaa
- the LOC18607683 gene encoding ubiquitin fusion degradation protein 1 homolog isoform X1: MDMVIMEHHLSRVIDVTLHLLLKSHKLKVVIKVSFLTCSSCNMFLLPCNFPNMYSFIVALVIMPPSALDRLASLHIDYPMLFELRNDAAERVSHCGVLEFIAEEGMIYMPYWMMENLLLQEGDIVRVKNVTLPKGTYVKLQPHTKDFLDISNPKAILETTLRNYSCLTTGDSIMVAYNNKKYYIDIIETKPSNAISIIETDCEVDFAPPLDYKEPEKPPVAASSSRALSQVEEAPAEPEPRFSPFTGAGRRLDGKPLKQQPSPVSSSESKDKGPAVSNGKNSEPSSQSSSQSISRQAQGKLVFGSSRPKETKQESGKDAKQEQSQKKEDPKFQPFTGRKYSLKG, translated from the exons ATGGATATGGTTATCATGGAACATCATTTGAGCAGAGTTATCGATGTTACCCTGCatcttttattgaaaag CCACAAATTGAAAGTGGtgataaaagtaagttttctGACCTGCAGTAGTTGTAATATGTTCCTTTTACCGTGCAACTTTCCTAATATGTATTCTTTCATTGTTGCTTTAGTTATAATGCCTCCATCAGCCCTTGATCGCTTAG CATCTTTGCACATTGATTATCCAATGTTATTTGAGCTTCGGAATGATGCTGCTGAGCGTGTCTCCCATTGTGGAGTACTTGAGTTTATTGCAGAAGAAGGCATGATCTATATGCCATATTGG ATGATGGAGAATTTGCTCCTACAGGAGGGGGATATTGTGAGGGTGAAAAATGTGACTCTTCCAAAGGGAACCTATGTTAAATTGCAACCCCACACAAAGGACTTTTTGGATATTTCGAACCCCAAAGCTAT CTTAGAGACAACCCTGAGGAATTATTCCTGTTTAACCACTGGGGACAGTATTATGGTGGCATATAACAATAAGAAGTATTACATAGATATCATAGAGACAAAGCCATCCAATGCAATaagtatcattgagactgacTGTGAGGTAGATTTTGCTCCTCCCCTGGATTACAAGGAGCCAGAAAAGCCTCCTGTAGCTGCTTCTTCAAGCAGGGCACTGTCTCAAG TTGAAGAAGCTCCAGCTGAGCCTGAACCAAGATTCAGCCCCTTTACCGGTGCAGGAAGACGCTTGGATGGGAAGCCTCTGAAGCAACAGCCTTCACCAGTTTCTTCCTCAGAGTCCAAAGACAAGGGACCTGCTGTTTCCAATGGGAAGAACAGCGAACCTTCTTCACAATCTAGTTCACAAAGTATTTCACGCCAGGCTCAGGGCAAGCTTGTATTTGGATCAAGCCGTCCTAAGGAAACAAAACAG GAATCTGGAAAAGACGCTAAACAGGAGCAGTctcaaaagaaagaagatcCTAAGTTCCAGCCATTTACAGGGAGAAAGTACTCATTAAAGGGTTGA
- the LOC18607684 gene encoding epimerase family protein SDR39U1 homolog, chloroplastic isoform X2 gives MTVSVTGATGFIGRRLVQRLHADNHNVRVLTRSRSKAESIFSVKDFPGIIIAEEAGWKDCIEGSNAVVNLAGMPISTRWSPEIKMEIKQSRVRVTTKVVDLINNSPQGVRPTVLVSATAVGYYGTSETQVFDESSPSGNDYLAQVCREWEGTALKVSKDVRLTLIRIGVVLGKDGGALAKMIPLFMMFAGGPLGSGQQWFSWIHLDDIVNLICEALRNPSYKGVINGTAPNPIRLSEMCEHLGNAMGRPSWLPVPDFALKAVLGEGASVVLEGQKVLPAKAKELGFPFKYSYVKDALKSILSQG, from the exons ATGACAGTATCAGTGACAGGAGCTACTGGTTTTATAGGTAGAAGATTGGTTCAAAGACTGCATGCAG ACAATCATAATGTTCGTGTCTTGACACGCTCAAGATCCAAAGCAGAGTCAATATTTTCGG TCAAGGACTTTCCAGGAATCATAATTGCAGAGGAGGCAGGGTGGAAGGATTGCATTGAAGGATCAAATGCTGTTGTGAATTTGGCTGGAATGCCCATAAGCACAAGATGGTCTCCTGAG attaaaatggaaattaaGCAAAGCAGGGTCAGAGTCACTACTAAG GTTGTAGATTTGATAAATAATTCACCTCAAGGAGTTCGGCCTACTGTGTTGGTTAGTGCAACAGCCGTTGGTTATTATG GCACAAGTGAAACACAAGTATTTGATGAGAGCAGTCCCTCTGGAAATGATTACTTAGCTCAG GTTTGTAGGGAATGGGAAGGAACAGCGCTTAAAGTAAGTAAGGATGTGAGACTAACTCTTATTCGCATTGGAGTGGTACTTGGAAAAGATGGTGGTGCTCTAG CTAAAATGATCCCTCTCTTCATGATGTTTGCTGGAGGACCTTTGGGCTCTGGACAGCAATG GTTTTCCTGGATTCACTTGGATGACATAGTGAACCTGATATGTGAAGCTTTACGCAATCCATCTTATAAAG GAGTTATAAATGGCACTGCTCCAAACCCCATCCGATTGTCAGAGATGTGTGAGCATTTGGGAAATGCCATGGGCCGACCATCATGGCTTCCTGTGCCAGACTTTGCCCTCAAAGCAGTATTAGGGGAAGGTGCTTCAGTG GTTCTGGAGGGGCAAAAGGTGCTTCCTGCAAAAGCCAAGGAGTTGGGTTTCCCATTCAAGTACTCGTATGTGAAGGATGCACTTAAATCCATTCTTTCCCAAGGCTAG
- the LOC18607681 gene encoding arginine decarboxylase-like — translation MPALACCVDAAVAPPGYAAFIAGDSSLPAAVPCSSSITTTTVTAAAAPNSNSTHWSPAHSSALYRIDGWGAPYFSVNNSGNITVRPYGTDTLAHQEIDLLKIVKKVSDPKSVGGLGLQLPLIVRLPDVLKDRLESLQSAFELAIQAQGYESHYQGVYPVKCNQDRFVVEDIVRFGAPFRFGLEAGSKPELLLAMSCLCKGNPEALLVCNGFKDAEYISLALLARKLALNTVIVLEQEEEVNMVIDISKKLSVRPVIGVRAKLRTKHSGHFGSTSGEKGKFGLTTTQVLRVVKKLQDSGMLDCLQLLHFHIGSQIPSTALLQDGVGEAAQIYSELVRLGAGMKVLDIGGGLGIDYDGSKSGNSDLSVSYGLQEYASAVVNAIRFVCDRKSVKHPIICSESGRAIVSHHSILIFEALSATAPTTPAMNHINIPFIMEGLSEDARADYWNLRDAAMRHENEACLLYADQLKQRCVEQFKEGTLGIEQLAAVDGLCDFVSKVIGASEPVRTYHVNLSIFTSIPDFWSIGQIFPIVPIHRLDERPEVRGTLSDLTCDSDGKIDKFIGGETSLPLHELEGNGGGSSGGANGRYYLGMFLGGAYEEALGGVHNLFGGPSVVRVLQSDGPHSFAVTRAVPGPSCGDVLRVMQHEPELMFETLKHRAEEFFGQDHANNGVNAALANSLARSFHNMPYLAKVSSCSLTAMNNNGFYYCNEEDYNAAVESGASEDEQWSYCCA, via the coding sequence ATGCCGGCCTTGGCTTGCTGCGTAGATGCTGCCGTAGCGCCTCCTGGCTACGCAGCTTTCATTGCCGGGGACAGCTCCCTTCCCGCGGCGGTCccttgttcttcttccatcACCACCACCACCGTTACCGCCGCCGCCGCCCCTAACTCAAACTCAACCCATTGGTCCCCTGCTCACTCCTCAGCTCTCTACCGTATCGACGGCTGGGGCGCCCCTTATTTTTCCGTCAACAACTCCGGCAATATCACCGTCCGTCCTTACGGTACGGACACTCTGGCCCACCAAGAAATCGACTTGTTGAAAATCGTTAAGAAAGTTTCGGATCCGAAATCGGTGGGCGGACTCGGGTTACAGCTTCCCCTCATTGTTCGCTTACCCGATGTGCTGAAAGATCGGCTCGAGTCGCTTCAATCGGCTTTTGAATTGGCCATCCAAGCCCAGGGCTACGAGTCTCATTACCAAGGCGTTTATCCGGTGAAATGTAACCAAGACAGGTTTGTTGTAGAAGACATAGTCAGATTCGGGGCGCCATTCCGATTCGGGTTGGAGGCTGGGTCAAAACCCGAACTTCTTCTTGCCATGAGCTGCCTTTGCAAAGGAAACCCAGAAGCGTTATTGGTTTGCAATGGTTTCAAAGATGCTGAGTACATTTCCCTTGCTTTGCTAGCAAGGAAACTCGCTTTAAACACTGTTATTGTTCTTGAACAAGAAGAGGAGGTGAATATGGTTATTGATATAAGCAAGAAGCTTTCAGTTCGACCAGTGATTGGAGTCCGAGCCAAGCTGAGAACCAAACACTCGGGCCATTTCGGGTCGACTTCAGGTGAGAAAGGGAAGTTCGGGTTAACAACGACCCAGGTTTTGAGGGTTGTTAAAAAGCTCCAAGATTCAGGGATGCTTGATTGTTTGCAATTGTTGCACTTCCATATTGGATCCCAAATCCCTTCAACCGCTTTGCTTCAAGATGGAGTTGGTGAAGCTGCACAGATCTATTCTGAATTAGTCCGTCTTGGTGCCGGCATGAAGGTTCTTGACATTGGAGGTGGCCTTGGAATCGATTACGACGGGTCCAAATCCGGTAATTCGGATCTCTCTGTTTCTTATGGTCTACAGGAATATGCTTCAGCCGTTGTTAATGCAATTCGGTTCGTTTGTGACCGTAAATCTGTTAAGCATCCGATTATTTGTAGTGAAAGTGGGAGAGCTATTGTTTCTCATCATtctattttgatatttgaggCTCTGTCTGCTACTGCTCCTACTACCCCAGCAATGAACCATATTAACATTCCGTTTATTATGGAGGGGCTGTCTGAGGATGCTCGTGCTGATTATTGGAATTTGCGTGATGCAGCAATGAGACATGAGAATGAGGCCTGTTTGCTTTATGCTGATCAGTTGAAGCAAAGATGTGTGGAACAGTTTAAAGAAGGCACTTTGGGGATTGAACAACTTGCTGCTGTTGATGGGTTATGTGACTTTGTTTCCAAAGTGATTGGTGCATCTGAGCCTGTTAGGACATACCATGTGAATCTTTCGATTTTCACTTCGATCCCTGATTTCTGGAGTATTGGTCAAATTTTTCCTATAGTCCCGATTCATCGATTGGATGAGAGGCCTGAAGTGAGGGGGACTTTGTCTGATTTAACTTGTGACAGTGATGGGAAGATTGATAAGTTCATTGGAGGCGAAACAAGCCTGCCTTTACATGAGCTGGAAGGTAATGGTGGTGGTAGTAGTGGTGGTGCGAATGGGCGGTACTATTTGGGGATGTTCTTGGGTGGGGCTTACGAGGAGGCCCTCGGTGGAGTCCACAACCTGTTTGGCGGCCCAAGCGTCGTTAGGGTGTTGCAGAGTGATGGTCCACACAGCTTCGCGGTTACGCGGGCGGTGCCTGGCCCATCATGTGGGGATGTCCTCCGGGTGATGCAGCACGAGCCCGAGCTCATGTTCGAGACCCTCAAGCATCGTGCCGAAGAATTTTTTGGGCAGGACCATGCTAATAATGGCGTCAATGCTGCTTTAGCTAACAGCCTTGCTCGCTCCTTCCACAACATGCCTTACCTTGCGAAGGTGTCTTCCTGTTCGTTGACTGCCATGaataacaatggtttttactaTTGCAATGAGGAAGATTACAATGCTGCTGTGGAGTCTGGGGCTAGTGAGGACGAGCAGTGGTCCTATTGCTGCGCCTGA
- the LOC18607683 gene encoding ubiquitin fusion degradation protein 1 homolog isoform X2, producing the protein MFFDGYGYHGTSFEQSYRCYPASFIEKPQIESGDKIIMPPSALDRLASLHIDYPMLFELRNDAAERVSHCGVLEFIAEEGMIYMPYWMMENLLLQEGDIVRVKNVTLPKGTYVKLQPHTKDFLDISNPKAILETTLRNYSCLTTGDSIMVAYNNKKYYIDIIETKPSNAISIIETDCEVDFAPPLDYKEPEKPPVAASSSRALSQVEEAPAEPEPRFSPFTGAGRRLDGKPLKQQPSPVSSSESKDKGPAVSNGKNSEPSSQSSSQSISRQAQGKLVFGSSRPKETKQESGKDAKQEQSQKKEDPKFQPFTGRKYSLKG; encoded by the exons ATG TTTTTCGATGGATATGGTTATCATGGAACATCATTTGAGCAGAGTTATCGATGTTACCCTGCatcttttattgaaaag CCACAAATTGAAAGTGGtgataaaa TTATAATGCCTCCATCAGCCCTTGATCGCTTAG CATCTTTGCACATTGATTATCCAATGTTATTTGAGCTTCGGAATGATGCTGCTGAGCGTGTCTCCCATTGTGGAGTACTTGAGTTTATTGCAGAAGAAGGCATGATCTATATGCCATATTGG ATGATGGAGAATTTGCTCCTACAGGAGGGGGATATTGTGAGGGTGAAAAATGTGACTCTTCCAAAGGGAACCTATGTTAAATTGCAACCCCACACAAAGGACTTTTTGGATATTTCGAACCCCAAAGCTAT CTTAGAGACAACCCTGAGGAATTATTCCTGTTTAACCACTGGGGACAGTATTATGGTGGCATATAACAATAAGAAGTATTACATAGATATCATAGAGACAAAGCCATCCAATGCAATaagtatcattgagactgacTGTGAGGTAGATTTTGCTCCTCCCCTGGATTACAAGGAGCCAGAAAAGCCTCCTGTAGCTGCTTCTTCAAGCAGGGCACTGTCTCAAG TTGAAGAAGCTCCAGCTGAGCCTGAACCAAGATTCAGCCCCTTTACCGGTGCAGGAAGACGCTTGGATGGGAAGCCTCTGAAGCAACAGCCTTCACCAGTTTCTTCCTCAGAGTCCAAAGACAAGGGACCTGCTGTTTCCAATGGGAAGAACAGCGAACCTTCTTCACAATCTAGTTCACAAAGTATTTCACGCCAGGCTCAGGGCAAGCTTGTATTTGGATCAAGCCGTCCTAAGGAAACAAAACAG GAATCTGGAAAAGACGCTAAACAGGAGCAGTctcaaaagaaagaagatcCTAAGTTCCAGCCATTTACAGGGAGAAAGTACTCATTAAAGGGTTGA
- the LOC18607684 gene encoding epimerase family protein SDR39U1 homolog, chloroplastic isoform X1, with translation MKMEVFCSPTSLSWTHFISPSLHIPHSFSVGETNKFRVFGGAAQSQKANQMTVSVTGATGFIGRRLVQRLHADNHNVRVLTRSRSKAESIFSVKDFPGIIIAEEAGWKDCIEGSNAVVNLAGMPISTRWSPEIKMEIKQSRVRVTTKVVDLINNSPQGVRPTVLVSATAVGYYGTSETQVFDESSPSGNDYLAQVCREWEGTALKVSKDVRLTLIRIGVVLGKDGGALAKMIPLFMMFAGGPLGSGQQWFSWIHLDDIVNLICEALRNPSYKGVINGTAPNPIRLSEMCEHLGNAMGRPSWLPVPDFALKAVLGEGASVVLEGQKVLPAKAKELGFPFKYSYVKDALKSILSQG, from the exons ATGAAAATGGAGGTGTTCTGCAGTCCCACTTCTCTTTCATGGACTCACTTCATCTCTCCTTCTCTTCACATCCCTCACTCTTTCTCT GTGGGTGAGACTAATAAATTCAGGGTTTTTGGTGGTGCTGCTCAGTCCCAGAAG GCAAATCAGATGACAGTATCAGTGACAGGAGCTACTGGTTTTATAGGTAGAAGATTGGTTCAAAGACTGCATGCAG ACAATCATAATGTTCGTGTCTTGACACGCTCAAGATCCAAAGCAGAGTCAATATTTTCGG TCAAGGACTTTCCAGGAATCATAATTGCAGAGGAGGCAGGGTGGAAGGATTGCATTGAAGGATCAAATGCTGTTGTGAATTTGGCTGGAATGCCCATAAGCACAAGATGGTCTCCTGAG attaaaatggaaattaaGCAAAGCAGGGTCAGAGTCACTACTAAG GTTGTAGATTTGATAAATAATTCACCTCAAGGAGTTCGGCCTACTGTGTTGGTTAGTGCAACAGCCGTTGGTTATTATG GCACAAGTGAAACACAAGTATTTGATGAGAGCAGTCCCTCTGGAAATGATTACTTAGCTCAG GTTTGTAGGGAATGGGAAGGAACAGCGCTTAAAGTAAGTAAGGATGTGAGACTAACTCTTATTCGCATTGGAGTGGTACTTGGAAAAGATGGTGGTGCTCTAG CTAAAATGATCCCTCTCTTCATGATGTTTGCTGGAGGACCTTTGGGCTCTGGACAGCAATG GTTTTCCTGGATTCACTTGGATGACATAGTGAACCTGATATGTGAAGCTTTACGCAATCCATCTTATAAAG GAGTTATAAATGGCACTGCTCCAAACCCCATCCGATTGTCAGAGATGTGTGAGCATTTGGGAAATGCCATGGGCCGACCATCATGGCTTCCTGTGCCAGACTTTGCCCTCAAAGCAGTATTAGGGGAAGGTGCTTCAGTG GTTCTGGAGGGGCAAAAGGTGCTTCCTGCAAAAGCCAAGGAGTTGGGTTTCCCATTCAAGTACTCGTATGTGAAGGATGCACTTAAATCCATTCTTTCCCAAGGCTAG